Proteins encoded by one window of Lathyrus oleraceus cultivar Zhongwan6 chromosome 1, CAAS_Psat_ZW6_1.0, whole genome shotgun sequence:
- the LOC127096017 gene encoding uncharacterized protein LOC127096017, with translation MMESQYDIRFSDKARVEIVALSSMVLCFLLIIFPALKVSSFGSNFMGFIVDGVPLISCLLVITFQIVIFVIIANHPVNKTIFPILYILLLLTATSVIQISFISFMSAIFILFTWILTIAIILCINSQEINDADIASFNGFRIFLTIISVISLLWNANSIFHLCYP, from the exons ATGATGGAAAGTCAATATGATATAAG GTTCAGCGACAAAGCGAGGGTGGAGATAGTAGCATTGAGTTCGATGGTATTATGCTTTCTATTAATTATCTTTCCAGCACTAAAGGTATCGTCCTTTGGTAGTAATTTCATGGGATTTATTGTTGATGGTGTTCCTCTCATTTCCTGTCTTCTTGTTATAACCTTCCAAATAGTAATATTTGTTATTATAGCAAACCATCCCGTTAACAAGACCATATTTCCAATCTTATATATATTGCTTCTCTTAACTGCAACATCAGTTATACAAATCAGCTTTATTTCATTTATGTCTGCTATCTTTATTTTGTTCACATGGATTCTCACAATTGCAATTATTCTTTGTATTAACAGCCAAGAGATCAATGATGCAGATATAGCATCCTTCAATGGATTCCGAATATTTTTAACAATAATTTCTGTAATTTCCCTACTTTGGAATGCTAATAGCATATTTCACCTTTGTTATCCTTAA
- the LOC127096024 gene encoding uncharacterized protein LOC127096024, giving the protein MLKVWIFEVFGRKNLGFEEVVKELRVLDDVVANVSESVPSSVSRNRSLAQSCVWEQLHQRESIIRQNSRCTWFKEGDQNSKYFHSFMKARQKGNCIFSLFHEDSIIEDVDEINSLVFDHFNCTFKDPNLRRHKLEGVCFKKLYVEDKVNLEAPLFLLDIKDIIWYSAKGKILNSDGFTVGFYKVACDIIVSLC; this is encoded by the coding sequence ATGCTGAAAGTTTGGATTTTTGAAGTATTTGGGAGGAAAAACTTGGGCTTCGAGGAAGTTGTTAAGGAGCTAAGAGTCCTAGATGATGTTGTGGCAAATGTATCTGAGTCGGTTCCTTCTTCTGTTTCTAGAAATAGATCTTTAGCTCAATCTTGTGTCTGGGAGCAATTACACCAAAGAGAATCTATCATTCGACAAAATTCTAGATGCACTTGGTTCAAAGAAGGCGACCAAAACTCCAAGTATTTTCACTCTTTTATGAAGGCAAGACAAAAGGGCAATTgtattttttctcttttccatGAAGATTCAATTATTGAAGATGTTGACGAGATTAATTCACTAGTTTTTGATCACTTTAATTGCACGTTCAAAGATCCTAACCTAAGGAGGCATAAGTTGGAAGGAGTTTGTTTCAAAAAATTATATGTGGAAGACAAAGTTAATCTTGAAGCTCCTTTATTTCTTCTGGATATTAAGGATATCATTTGGTATTCGGCTAAGGGCAAAATTCTCAACTCAGATGGATTCACTGTAGGGTTCTATAAAGTGGCATGTGACATCATTGTTTCATTGTGTTAA